One Gossypium arboreum isolate Shixiya-1 chromosome 13, ASM2569848v2, whole genome shotgun sequence genomic window, CaatacatttttatttttctaaaataatatgCTATCTTAATTTTCAAGCTAAAACCTTAATGATGGCACGTGGCAAAAGGCGAACCCACAACGCGTCCAGGACACGAAAAGGGTATTAAAGTAATTTCAATTATATACGTGGATACCGGATCAATCTGAGATAATATTTTTAACTCCACTGTCACTCCCCCTTCCTTAAGTTGCCTATAAATAGCTATCAAGATCTTCAAATATTTTCACACTCATATTCAAAGCAATATCAAAGAAACAAGGCAAGAACTAGAAAACCAGATCGAAAAATGTCGGGAATCATGCACAAGATCGAAGAAACCCTTCACATGGGAGGGCACAAGAAGGAAGAAGAGAAGCACAAGGGAGAAGCTCATCACGAAGGCGGCCATGGCTATGGCGCTGCTGAGCACAAGGGAGAAGTTCATCACGAAGGCGGCCATGGCTATGGTTATGGCGCCGCTGAGCACAAGGGAGAAGTTCATCACGAAGGCGGCCATGGCTATGGCGCCGCTGCGGTCGCCGGTCACGGTCACGGTCACGGCGAGCAGCAAAAGGAAGGGTTTATGGATAAGATCAAGGACAAGATCCACGGCGAGGGAGGTCATGAACATGGTCACGAGGgcgaaaagaa contains:
- the LOC108461223 gene encoding protein SRC1-like, with amino-acid sequence MSGIMHKIEETLHMGGHKKEEEKHKGEAHHEGGHGYGAAEHKGEVHHEGGHGYGYGAAEHKGEVHHEGGHGYGAAAVAGHGHGHGEQQKEGFMDKIKDKIHGEGGHEHGHEGEKKKKEKKKHEDGHESSSSSDSD